In the genome of Mycoplasma seminis, one region contains:
- a CDS encoding Mbov_0395 family pilin-like conjugal transfer protein has product MENSIIKYFAETSGSNETITTGISQVASQVQTYANIILGALAGLFVLAMAIICAIAFYKGAKSEDENERKKQLDKVKWVFIGFVAILIIWALTGAITGIMQTAFMNGGGTSSSAELMKNAIITM; this is encoded by the coding sequence ATGGAAAATTCAATTATTAAATATTTCGCTGAAACAAGCGGTTCTAATGAAACAATTACAACTGGTATATCACAAGTTGCATCACAAGTGCAGACTTATGCTAATATCATACTTGGAGCACTCGCTGGGCTATTTGTGCTAGCAATGGCTATTATTTGTGCGATTGCATTTTATAAAGGTGCAAAAAGTGAAGATGAAAATGAGAGAAAAAAGCAATTGGATAAAGTTAAATGAGTATTCATTGGATTTGTTGCAATTTTAATTATTTGAGCTTTAACTGGTGCAATTACTGGTATTATGCAGACAGCATTTATGAATGGTGGTGGAACAAGTTCTAGTGCTGAACTTATGAAAAATGCAATTATAACAATGTAG
- a CDS encoding Mbov_0396 family ICE element transmembrane protein gives MFGGLYYGVYSAFSTILVGLPLKLITVIVQAYQLIAIDLPQYILFGVRISDGISGAEVPLMFVRFVIVSLVMWVFMVMLSVVRMHYAKMDGSDNYVRIALKRSAVGTLYLIGIPVILFVANMLIALVVGVILGNGGNSTLSDTIWSSLYDKRELQGRISMEDWNSWSSLNTSSQYTIPRDFYDKLNWGEGVQVIITGAMIALGTIYCLVLGIMLVVGKVLQMFWLFMISPFVVSASIMDDGKRIKIWRTQYIGKQLSILAFFVGIQIYVQFVARAGSYINALDDVGFLLKILLSVALYVGGALAMQNFGAEVSSFIGESASIKEGMQDMKSVITGGRMLGKMGGLALAGAGASVALGKKAGDIGRFGLGANGKQLALDRKQAIAKFKKGEITRSQMHSQIRDAKVKAFENKQANKQAKQYYKDNTKFKDRINPFSKEHKALRDAKRANMGYTTKSQRDASKENATRILSEKRNQGRLNIGDAFKKWVKPKQDKKDAKAFNKKYKDYFGDKDGK, from the coding sequence ATGTTTGGTGGTTTATATTATGGTGTTTATAGTGCTTTTTCAACAATTCTTGTTGGATTACCACTTAAACTTATAACTGTAATAGTGCAAGCTTATCAACTGATAGCAATTGATTTACCACAATACATACTATTTGGTGTGAGAATATCAGATGGTATTAGTGGTGCTGAAGTACCATTAATGTTTGTGCGGTTTGTGATAGTCTCGTTGGTAATGTGAGTGTTTATGGTGATGCTTTCAGTGGTGCGGATGCACTATGCAAAAATGGATGGTAGTGATAATTATGTGAGAATAGCTCTTAAAAGAAGTGCAGTAGGTACTTTATATTTAATAGGTATTCCCGTGATACTGTTTGTTGCTAATATGCTTATAGCACTTGTAGTAGGTGTTATTCTTGGTAATGGTGGTAATAGTACATTAAGTGATACCATCTGAAGTTCTTTATATGATAAAAGAGAATTACAAGGAAGAATATCAATGGAAGATTGAAATTCTTGAAGCTCTTTAAATACTTCTTCTCAATATACAATACCTAGAGACTTTTATGATAAGTTAAATTGAGGTGAAGGGGTGCAAGTGATTATTACTGGTGCAATGATAGCACTTGGAACAATTTATTGTTTAGTGCTTGGTATTATGCTGGTAGTTGGAAAAGTGTTGCAAATGTTCTGATTATTTATGATATCTCCATTTGTGGTTTCAGCATCCATTATGGATGATGGAAAAAGAATAAAAATTTGACGAACACAATATATTGGAAAACAACTTTCAATACTTGCTTTCTTTGTTGGTATTCAAATTTATGTGCAATTTGTCGCTCGTGCTGGAAGTTATATTAATGCACTTGATGATGTTGGTTTCTTACTTAAGATACTTCTTTCAGTTGCACTGTATGTTGGTGGTGCATTAGCAATGCAAAACTTTGGTGCTGAAGTATCAAGCTTTATTGGTGAGAGTGCATCAATTAAAGAAGGTATGCAAGATATGAAATCAGTTATTACTGGTGGAAGAATGCTAGGAAAAATGGGTGGATTAGCTCTCGCTGGTGCTGGTGCAAGTGTTGCTCTTGGTAAAAAAGCTGGTGATATTGGAAGATTTGGACTTGGTGCTAATGGAAAACAACTTGCATTGGATAGAAAACAAGCAATTGCTAAATTTAAAAAAGGTGAGATTACTCGCAGTCAAATGCACTCACAAATTAGAGATGCTAAAGTAAAAGCATTTGAAAACAAACAAGCTAACAAACAAGCTAAACAATATTATAAAGATAATACAAAATTCAAGGATAGAATTAATCCATTTAGCAAGGAACATAAAGCACTAAGAGATGCTAAAAGAGCTAATATGGGATATACAACAAAATCTCAAAGAGATGCAAGTAAAGAAAATGCTACAAGAATATTGAGTGAAAAAAGAAATCAAGGAAGACTAAATATTGGTGATGCTTTCAAAAAGTGAGTAAAACCTAAACAAGATAAAAAAGATGCTAAAGCATTTAATAAGAAATATAAAGATTATTTTGGTGATAAGGATGGTAAATAA
- a CDS encoding single-stranded DNA-binding protein, giving the protein MLNEIKLIGRIANAPELEATQNGNEYTRISLAVDTKGKSNFIPVVLWNKSAEYVVNHLGKGDLIMMQGYLKANNFTNASGYSQKTLEVVAESVMCLEAKAVREMRKENKVQASNLAGMEANNTTQYANLSSMQADKEASARAYKRSEAMHQQEAQAQEEVKETLFNFDDAEESEDAIDEEEAVEDEVETDDDEETSSSRM; this is encoded by the coding sequence ATGTTAAATGAAATTAAATTAATTGGAAGAATTGCAAATGCTCCTGAGCTAGAAGCAACTCAAAATGGTAATGAATATACAAGAATATCTCTTGCTGTTGATACTAAAGGAAAAAGCAACTTTATTCCCGTTGTATTATGAAATAAGTCAGCAGAGTATGTGGTAAATCATCTTGGAAAAGGTGATTTGATTATGATGCAAGGATATCTAAAAGCAAATAACTTTACAAATGCTAGCGGATATAGTCAAAAAACACTTGAAGTTGTTGCTGAGAGTGTGATGTGTCTAGAAGCAAAAGCTGTGAGAGAAATGAGAAAAGAAAACAAGGTGCAAGCAAGTAATCTTGCTGGTATGGAAGCAAATAATACAACACAGTATGCTAATTTAAGCTCTATGCAAGCGGATAAAGAAGCATCTGCTCGTGCTTACAAGAGAAGTGAAGCTATGCATCAACAAGAAGCACAAGCACAAGAAGAAGTTAAAGAAACATTATTTAACTTTGATGATGCAGAAGAGAGTGAAGATGCTATAGATGAAGAAGAAGCTGTTGAAGATGAAGTAGAAACAGATGATGATGAAGAAACTTCATCGTCTAGAATGTAG